A genomic window from Sebastes fasciatus isolate fSebFas1 chromosome 7, fSebFas1.pri, whole genome shotgun sequence includes:
- the LOC141770779 gene encoding extracellular calcium-sensing receptor-like: MHKPLPLQCTSLNFRGFQFTQAMLFAIEEINNSTDILPGISLGYKIYDACSSIARGVRVALALANGNEVASAPSEAPCTRLAQVQAIMGETSSSPCMAIATVIGPFHIPMISHFATCACLSDKTKYPSFLRTIPSDYYQSRALAQLVKHFGWTWVGAIRTNDDYGNNGMATFTEAAHQLGICLEYSVPFFRTDPPDKILQIIDIIKASTAKVIVAFLSHKDMDVLLHELSHHNLTGYQWVGSESWIFDPQIAAMDRHHILDGAIGLSIPKAHVSGMREFMLDVKPLSSSSNEMFTEFWETLFSCKFNQSKSSEGNQRKCTGHEDLTGVQNSFTDMSLMPIFNNVYKGVYAVAHALHNIMSCNETCDNKVQLDPFTILQHIQKIQFKTKEGDEVYFNVHGDPAAKYEIINWQPTENGIVDFVTVGLHDAFLPADKQLNLQNKSFNWAQNSKQVPLSVCSEKCPPGTRKVLQKGKSVCCYDCLRCAEGEISNITDSITCVRCHPEFWSNERRDACVKKEAKFLSYEEIMGALLTAASLFGTWVTAVVAFIFFRFRKTPIVRANNSELSFLLLFSLTLCFLCSLTFIGRPSQWSCMLRHTAFGITFVLCISCVLGKTIVVLMAFRSTFPGSNMMKWFGPAQQKLSVLGFTLIQVIICILWLTISPPFPFKNFKEFKDKIILECALGSAVGFWAVLGYIGLLAMLCFILAFLARKLPDNFNEAKFITFSMLIFCAVWITFIPAYVSSPGKFSVAVEIFAILASSFGLLICIFIPKCYIILLKPEKNTKKNMMGKGAPK, encoded by the exons ATGCACAAACCACTGCCACTGCAATGCACCAG TTTGAATTTCAGAGGGTTCCAGTTTACCCAGGCGATGCTCTTTGCCATAGAGGAGATTAATAACAGCACAGACATACTGCCTGGCATCTCTCTGGGCTATAAGATCTACGATGCCTGTAGCTCCATTGCCAGAGGTGTGAGGGTTGCACTGGCCTTGGCTAATGGTAATGAAGTGGCATCTGCACCCTCCGAGGCACCATGTACCAGACTTGCCCAAGTGCAGGCCATTATGGGAGagacctcttcctctccttgcaTGGCTATAGCTACTGTCATCGGACCTTTTCATATCCCAATG atcaGCCACTTTGCTACTTGTGCTTGTCTCAGTGATAAAACTAAGTACCCATCCTTCCTCAGAACAATACCCAGTGACTACTACCAGAGCAGAGCCCTTGCCCAGTTGGTCAAGCACTTTGGTTGGACTTGGGTTGGAGCTATTAGAACAAATGATGATTATGGCAATAATGGCATGGCCACTTTCACAGAAGCCGCCCATCAGCTGGGTATCTGTCTGGAGTACTCTGTACCTTTCTTTAGAACAGATCCACCAGACAAAATACTTCAGATAATTGACATTATCAAGGCTTCTACTGCCAAGGTGATTGTCGCTTTCCTCTCCCACAAGGATATGGATGTGTTACTACATGAGTTGTCTCACCACAACTTGACTGGGTACCAGTGGGTAGGCAGTGAGAGCTGGATCTTTGATCCTCAAATTGCAGCCATGGATAGGCATCACATTTTGGATGGTGCCATAGGTCTGTCCATCCCCAAAGCACATGTCAGTGGCATGAGAGAGTTCATGTTGGATGTGAAGCCACTCAGTTCATCTAGTAATGAAATGTTCACAGAATTTTGGGAGACATTGTTCAGCTGTAAATTCAACCAGTCGAAGTCTTCAGAAGGGAATCAGAGAAAATGTACTGGACATGAAGATCTGACTGGAGTGCAAAACAGCTTCACAGATATGTCTCTCATGCCTATCTTTAACAATGTCTATAAAGGAGTGTATGCTGTGGCCCACGCGCTTCATAACATTATGAGCTGTAACGAAACATGTGACAACAAGGTGCAGCTAGATCCATTTACG ATTTTACAGCACATACAAAAGATTCAGTTCAAAACAAAGGAAGGAGACGAGGTCTACTTTAATGTGCATGGAGACCCAGCAGCAAAGTATGAAATTATAAACTGGCAGCCAACAGAAAATGGCATTGTGGACTTTGTCACAGTTGGTCTTCATGATGCATTTTTACCTGCAGACAAACAGCTGAATCTGCAAAATAAGTCTTTCAATTGGGCACAGAACTCAAAACAG GTGCCTTTGTCAGTTTGCAGTGAGAAGTGTCCTCCAGGAACTCGCAAGGTTCTCCAGAAAGGAAAGTCTGTCTGCTGCTATGACTGTTTAAGATGTGCAGAAGGAGAAATAAGCAACATTACAG ATTCTATCACCTGTGTGCGATGCCACCCTGAGTTCTGGTCAAATGAGAGAAGAGATGCCTGTGTGAAGAAAGAGGCCAAGTTTCTATCATATGAAGAGATCATGGGAGCGCTGCTCACTGCAGCGTCCTTATTTGGAACATGGGTCACTGCTGTTGTGGCATTCATTTTCTTCAGATTCAGGAAAACTCCAATTGTCAGGGCCAACAACTCGGAGCtgagcttcctgctgctcttctccttgactctgtgttttctgtgctcTCTGACCTTCATCGGCCGGCCCTCTCAGTGGTCCTGCATGCTGCGACACACAGCGTTCGGCATCACCTTTGTCCTTTGCATCTCTTGTGTTCTGGGGAAAACTATAGTGGTGTTAATGGCCTTTAGGTCCACATTTCCAGGTAGTAATATGATGAAATGGTTTGGGCCTGCACAGCAAAAACTCAGTGTCCTGGGTTTCACTCTCATACAAGTGATCATATGTATCCTCTGGTTAACaatttctcctccttttccattTAAGAATTTTAAGGAATTCAAGGACAAAATCATCTTAGAGTGTGCTCTGGGCTCAGCTGTAGGCTTCTGGGCTGTACTTGGGTACATAGGACTTCTGGCCATGTTATGTTTCATTCTTGCTTTTCTGGCCCGGAAACTGCCTGATAATTTCAATGAAGCCAAATTCATCACCTTCAGCATGTTGATATTCTGCGCAGTCTGGATCACTTTCATCCCAGCGTATGTCAGCTCTCCTGGGAAGTTCAGTGTTGCTGTGGAGATATTTGCTATTCTGGCCTCCAGTTTTGGACTgctcatttgtatttttattccaaaatgttatattattcTACTGAAACCTGAGaagaatacaaaaaagaatATGATGGGGAAGGGGGCACCAAAATAA
- the LOC141771724 gene encoding extracellular calcium-sensing receptor-like produces the protein MLGGIFSLHSSWKNRQDTYMHKPLPLQCASLNFRGFQFTQAMLFAIDEINNSTDILPGISLGYKIYDTCGSIARGVRIALALANGNEVASAPSEAPCTRLAQVQAIMGETSSSPCMAIATVIGPFHIPMISHFATCACLSDKTKYPSFLRTIPSDYYQSRALAQLVKHFGWTWVGAIRTNDDYGNNGMATFTEAAHQLGICLEYSVPFFRTDPPDKIQKIIDIIKASTAKVIVAFLSHMDMDVLLHELSHHNLTGYQWVGSESWIFDSQIAAMDRHHILDGAIGLSIPKAHVSGMREFMLDVKPLSSSSNEMFTEFWETLFSCKFNQSKSSVGNQRKCTGHEDLTGVQNSFTDMSLMPIFNNVYKGVYAVAHALHSILSCNKTCDNKVQLDPFTILQHIQNIQFKTKEGDEVYFNENGDPAAKYEIINWQPTDNGIVDFVTVGLHDASLPADKQLNLQNKSFNWAQNSKQVPLSVCSEKCPPGTHKVLQKGKSVCCYDCLRCAEGEISNITDSITCVRCHPEFWSNERRDACVKKEAEFLSYEEIMGALLTAASLFGTCLTAVVAFIFFRFRKTPIVRANNSELSFLLLFSLTLCFLCSLTFIGRPSEWSCMLRHTAFGITFVLCISCVLGKTIAVLMAFRSTLPGSNMMKWFGPAQQKLSVLGFTLIQVIICILWLTISPPFPFKNFKEFKDKIILECALGSAVGFWAVLGYIGLLAMLCFILAFLARKLPDNFNEAKFITFSMLIFCAVWITFIPAYVSSPGKFSVAVEIFAILASSFGLLICIFIPKCYIILLKPEKNTKKNMMGKGALK, from the exons ATGTTGGGTGGAATCTTCTCTTTACACAGCAGCTGGAAAAACAGACAAGATACCTACATGCACAAACCACTGCCACTTCAATGCGCCAG TTTGAATTTCAGAGGGTTCCAGTTTACCCAGGCGATGCTATTTGCCATAGACGAGATTAATAACAGCACAGACATACTGCCTGGCATATCTCTGGGCTATAAGATCTACGATACCTGTGGCTCCATTGCCAGAGGTGTGAGGATAGCACTGGCCTTGGCTAATGGTAATGAAGTGGCATCTGCACCCTCCGAGGCACCATGCACCAGACTTGCCCAAGTGCAGGCCATTATGGGAGagacctcttcctctccttgcaTGGCTATAGCTACTGTCATCGGACCTTTTCATATCCCAATG atcaGCCACTTTGCTACTTGTGCTTGTCTCAGTGATAAAACTAAGTACCCATCCTTCCTCAGAACAATACCCAGTGACTACTACCAGAGCAGAGCCCTTGCCCAGTTGGTCAAGCACTTTGGTTGGACTTGGGTTGGAGCTATTAGAACAAATGATGATTACGGCAATAATGGCATGGCCACTTTCACAGAAGCCGCCCATCAGCTGGGTATCTGTCTGGAGTACTCTGTACCTTTCTTTAGAACAGATCCACCAGACAAAATACAAAAGATAATTGACATTATCAAGGCTTCCACTGCCAAGGTGATTGTTGCTTTTCTCTCCCACATGGATATGGATGTGTTACTACATGAGTTGTCTCACCACAACTTGACTGGGTACCAGTGGGTAGGCAGTGAGAGCTGGATCTTTGATTCCCAAATTGCAGCCATGGATAGGCATCACATTCTGGACGGTGCCATAGGCCTGTCCATCCCCAAAGCACATGTGAGTGGCATGAGAGAGTTCATGTTGGATGTGAAGCCGCTCAGTTCATCTAGTAATGAAATGTTCACAGAGTTTTGGGAGACATTGTTCAGCTGTAAATTCAACCAGTCAAAGTCTTCAGTGGGGAATCAGAGAAAATGTACTGGACATGAAGATCTGACTGGAGTGCAAAACAGCTTCACAGATATGTCACTCATGCCTATCTTTAACAATGTCTATAAAGGAGTGTATGCTGTGGCCCACGCACTTCATAGCATTCTGAGCTGTaacaaaacatgtgacaacAAGGTGCAGCTAGATCCATTTACG ATTTTACAGCAcatacaaaatattcagttcaaAACAAAGGAAGGAGACGAGGTCTACTTTAATGAGAATGGAGATCCAGCAGCAAAGTATGAAATTATAAACTGGCAGCCAACAGACAATGGAATTGTGGACTTTGTCACAGTTGGTCTTCATGATGCATCTTTACCTGCAGACAAACAGCTGAATCTGCAAAATAAGTCTTTCAATTGGGCACAGAACTCAAAACAG GTGCCTTTGTCAGTTTGCAGTGAGAAGTGTCCGCCAGGAACTCACAAGGTTCTCCAGAAAGGAAAGTCTGTCTGCTGCTATGACTGTTTAAGATGTGCAGAAGGAGAAATAAGCAACATTACAG ATTCTATCACCTGTGTGCGATGCCACCCTGAGTTCTGGTCAAATGAGAGAAGAGATGCCTGTGTGAAGAAAGAGGCAGAGTTTCTATCATATGAAGAGATCATGGGAGCGCTGCTCACTGCAGCGTCCTTATTTGGAACATGCCTCACAGCTGTTGTGGCATTCATTTTCTTCAGATTCAGGAAAACACCAATTGTCAGGGCCAACAACTCTGAGCtgagcttcctgctgctcttctccttgactctgtgttttctgtgctcTCTGACCTTCATCGGCCGGCCCTCTGAGTGGTCCTGCATGCTGCGACACACAGCGTTCGGCATCACCTTTGTCCTCTGCATCTCTTGTGTTCTGGGGAAAACTATAGCGGTTTTAATGGCCTTTAGGTCCACACTTCCAGGTAGTAATATGATGAAATGGTTTGGCCCGGCACAACAAAAACTCAGTGTCCTGGGTTTCACTCTCATACAAGTGATCATATGTATCCTCTGGTTAACaatttctcctccttttccattTAAGAATTTTAAGGAATTCAAGGACAAAATCATCTTAGAGTGTGCTCTGGGCTCAGCTGTAGGCTTCTGGGCTGTACTTGGGTACATAGGACTTCTGGCCATGTTATGTTTCATTCTTGCTTTTCTAGCCCGGAAACTGCCTGATAATTTCAATGAAGCCAAATTTATCACCTTCAGCATGTTGATATTCTGCGCAGTCTGGATCACTTTCATCCCAGCGTATGTCAGCTCTCCTGGGAAGTTCAGTGTTGCTGTGGAGATATTTGCTATTCTGGCCTCCAGTTTTGGACTgctcatttgtatttttattccaaaatgttatattattttactgAAACCTGAGaagaatacaaaaaagaatATGATGGGAAAGGGGGCACTGAAATAA
- the LOC141770939 gene encoding extracellular calcium-sensing receptor-like: MGKGASVCRLQGSAQPPELAQDGDLVIGGIFSFRTGQDYVINTFQTFPEVRKCKNFNFREFKFAQAVIFAINEINKNPDLLHNVKLGYKIYDNCGTMDILRAALALVSGLKGEVSDDNCIKTESVQAILGHSGSRPTIAFAQVVGRFHIPVISHFATCACLSNRKEYPTFFRTIPSDYYQSRALAKLVKHFGWTWIGALAVNNEYGLNGIAAFIQAAQEYGVCIEYSEAFSSSDPADSLQRVIEIIKLATSKVIMAFMSHREIKLLAKELYKQNITGLQWVGSDAWITDHSLTNSEGHSILVGSLGFTVSKAEIPGLEEHLRQLHPSQFPDSQFVRDFWEDVFHCALNDTANTQRKPCSGSESLQNVESPFTDVSELRFTNNVYKSVYAVVHALDNLMKCEEGKGPFSNGSCADTKHIQPQQVLQYLNTVNFTTEEGERVYFDSNGDSPARYELVNIQMTNKGTMEGVTVGIYDASLPEIHQFIMNNISVVRGNGLTKEVPVSVCSESCLPGTRKVLQKGKPICCYNCIPCPAGEISNLTDSIHCMKCPSEYWSNEQRDACTHKAIEFLAYDEILGTLLALFSLLGVCLTMLTTLIFYGHKETPVVRANNSELSFLLLFSLTLCFLCSLTFIGRPSEWSCLLRHTAFGITFVLCISCVLGKTIVVLMAFRATLPGSNMMKWFGPAQQRLSVLAFTLIQVLICILWLTINPPFPFNNMLLHKDRIILECSLGSAVGFWAVLGYIGLLAILCFILAFLARKLPDHFNEAKFITFSMLIFCAVWITFIPAYVSSPGKFTVAVEIFAILASSYGLLFCIFLPKCYIILFRPEQNTKKHIMGKTSNHDIRY, from the exons ATGGGGAAGGGAGCCTCTGTGTGCCGACTGCAAGGCTCAGCACAACCACCTGAACTGGCCCAAGATGGCGACCTTGTTATCGGGGGCATATTTTCATTTCGCACAGGGCAGGATTATGTAATTAacacttttcagacatttccaGAAGTACGGAAATGCAaaaa CTTCAATTTCAGAGAATTCAAATTTGCTCAAGCAGTGATATTTGCCATAAATGAGATCAACAAAAATCCTGATTTGCTCCATAATGTTAAACTTGGCTACAAGATATATGATAACTGTGGAACTATGGACATACTTAGAGCTGCACTGGCACTGGTGAGCGGACTGAAGGGGGAAGTCAGTGACGACAACTGCATTAAAACTGAGTCAGTGCAAGCTATCTTGGGACATTCAGGATCGAGACCAACTATTGCATTTGCACAAGTTGTCGGAAGGTTTCATATACCTGTG ATCAGCCATTTTGCCACCTGTGCCTGTCTGAGCAACAGGAAAGAGTATCCCACTTTTTTCAGAACTATTCCCAGTGACTACTACCAGAGCAGAGCACTGGCAAAGCTGGTCAAGCACTTTGGTTGGACATGGATTGGGGCTTTAGCTGTGAATAACGAATATGGCCTCAATGGCATAGCCGCATTCATCCAAGCTGCACAAGAATATGGAGTGTGCATTGAGTACTCTGAAGCATTTTCATCATCAGATCCAGCTGATAGCCTGCAGAGAGTAATAGAGATCATTAAGCTTGCCACTTCCAAAGTGATCATGGCTTTTATGTCTCACAGAGAAATTAAGTTGCTGGCAAAAGAGTTGTACAAACAGAACATTACAGGACTGCAGTGGGTTGGCAGTGACGCCTGGATCACGGATCACTCTCTGACTAACAGCGAAGGACACAGCATCCTGGTGGGCTCGCTAGGCTTCACTGTCAGCAAAGCTGAGATCCCGGGGCTGGAGGAGCACCTGAGGCAGCTCCACCCCTCACAGTTTCCTGACagtcagtttgtcagagatTTCTGGGAAGATGTGTTCCACTGCGCTCTGAACGACACTGCAAATACACAAAGAAAGCCATGCAGCGGCTCTGAGAGCCTGCAGAATGTCGAATCACCGTTCACTGATGTTTCTGAGCTGAGATTCACCAATAATGTGTACAAGTCAGTTTACGCAGTGGTCCATGCTCTCGACAACCTGATGAAATGTGAGGAGGGTAAAGGGCCTTTTTCAAATGGGAGCTGTGCTGATACCAAACATATTCAACCACAGCAG GTCTTGCAATATCTCAACACTGTGAATTTCACAACTGAGGAAGGGGAGAGAGTTTATTTTGACAGTAATGGAGACTCACCGGCAAGATATGAACTTGTTAATATACAAATGACAAACAAAGGAACCATGGAAGGAGTGACAGTCGGCATTTATGATGCTTCTCTTCCGGAGATTCATCAGTTTATCATGAATAACATTTCAGTTGTCAGGGGAAATGGGCTAACCAAG gAGGTTCCTGTGTCAGTCTGCAGTGAGAGCTGTCTCCCAGGAACCCGTAAGGTCCTCCAGAAAGGGAAGCCAATATGCTGTTATAATTGCATACCCTGTCCAGCAGGCGAGATCAGTAATTTAACAG ATTCAATACACTGTATGAAATGCCCATCCGAGTACTGGTCCAACGAGCAGAGGGATGCTTGCACCCACAAAGCAATAGAATTTTTAGCATATGATGAAATCCTGGGGACACTGTTAGCCTTATTTTCTCTGCTGGGAGTTTGTCTAACTATGCTCACAACGCTCATCTTCTATGGCCACAAAGAAACCCCCGTAGTACGAGCCAACAACTCTGAGCtgagcttcctgctgctcttctccttgactctgtgtttcctgtgctCTCTGACCTTCATCGGCCGGCCCTCTGAGTGGTCCTGCCTGCTGCGGCACACAGCGTTCGGCATCACCTTTGTCCTCTGTATCTCGTGTGTTCTAGGAAAAACTATAGTGGTGTTAATGGCCTTCAGGGCCACACTTCCAGGTAGTAATATGATGAAATGGTTTGGGCCTGCACAGCAGAGGCTCAGTGTCCTGGCTTTCACTCTCATACAGGTTTTAATTTGCATACTTTGGCTGACAATAAACCCTCCTTTTCCTTTCAATAATATGTTACTCCATAAGGACAGAATCATCTTAGAGTGTAGTCTTGGCTCAGCAGTAGGGTTCTGGGCCGTGTTAGGATATATTGGACTCCTAGCTATATTATGTTTTATACTCGCTTTTTTGGCTCGAAAGTTGCCTGATCATTTCAATGAAGCCAAATTCATCACCTTCAGCATGCTGATATTCTGTGCAGTCTGGATCACCTTCATCCCAGCTTATGTCAGCTCTCCTGGGAAGTTCACTGTGGCTGTGGAGATATTTGCTATTCTGGCCTCCAGTTATGGACTtcttttctgcatttttctgcCAAAATGTTACATAATTTTGTTCAGGCCCGAGCAGAACACTAAGAAACACATAATGGGAAAGACATCTAATCATGATATACGTTATTAA
- the LOC141771723 gene encoding extracellular calcium-sensing receptor-like, with the protein MLGGIFSLHSSWKDRQDTYMHKPLPLQCTSLNFRGFQYTQAMLFAIDEINNSTDLLPGISLGYKIYDACGSIARGVRVALALTNGNELASAPSEASCTRLAQVQAIMGETSSSPCMAIATVIGPFHIPMISHFATCACLSDKTKYPSFLRTIPSDYYQSRALAQLVKHFGWTWVGAIRTNDDYGNNGMVTFTETAHLLGICLEYSVPFFRTDPPDKIQKIIDIIKASTAKVIVAFLSHMDLDVLLHELSHHNLTGYQWVGSEGWIFDSQTAAMDRHHILDGAIGLSIPKAHVSGMREFMLDVKPLSSSSKEMFTEFWETLFSCKFNQSKSSEGNQRKCTGHEDLTGVQNSFTDMSLMPIFNNVYKGVYAVAHALHSILSCNKTCDNKVQLDPFTILQHIQKIQFKTKEGDEVYFNENGDPAAKYEIINWQPTENGIVDFVTVGLHDASLPADKQLNFQNKSLIWAQNSKQVPLSVCSEKCPPGTRKVLQKGKPVCCYDCLRCAEGEISNITDSITCVRCHPEFWSNERRDACVKKEAEFLSYEEIMGALLTAASLFGTWVTAVVAFIFFRYRKTPIVRANNLELSFLLLFSLTLCFLCSLTFIGRPSQWSCMLRHTAFGITFVLCISCVLGKTIAVLMAFRSTLPGSNVMKWFGPAQQKLSVLGFTLIQVIICILWLTISPPFPFKNFKEFKDKIILECALGSAVGFWAVLGYIGLLAMLCFILAFLARKLPDNFNEAKFITFSMLIFCAVWITFIPAYVSSPGKFSVAVEIFAILASSFGLLICIFIPKCYIILLKPEKNTKKNMMGKGAPK; encoded by the exons TTGAATTTCAGAGGGTTCCAGTATACCCAGGCAATGTTATTTGCCATAGACGAGATTAATAACAGCACAGACCTACTGCCTGGCATCTCTCTGGGCTATAAGATCTACGATGCCTGTGGCTCCATTGCCAGAGGTGTGAGGGTTGCACTGGCCTTGACTAATGGTAATGAATTGGCATCTGCACCCTCCGAGGCATCATGTACCAGACTTGCCCAAGTGCAGGCCATTATGGGAGagacctcttcctctccttgcaTGGCTATAGCTACTGTCATCGGACCTTTTCATATCCCAATG atcaGCCACTTTGCTACGTGTGCTTGTCTCAGTGATAAAACCAAGTACCCATCCTTCCTCAGAACAATACCCAGTGACTACTACCAGAGCAGAGCCCTGGCCCAGTTGGTCAAGCACTTTGGTTGGACTTGGGTTGGAGCTATTAGAACAAATGATGATTACGGCAATAATGGCATGGTCACATTCACAGAAACCGCCCATCTGCTGGGCATCTGTCTGGAATACTCTGTACCTTTCTTTAGAACAGATCCACCAGACAAAATACAAAAGATAATTGACATTATCAAGGCTTCCACCGCCAAGGTGATAGTTGCTTTCCTCTCCCACATGGATTTGGATGTTTTACTACATGAGTTGTCTCACCACAACTTGACTGGGTACCAGTGGGTAGGCAGTGAGGGCTGGATCTTTGATTCCCAAACTGCAGCCATGGATAGGCATCACATTCTGGATGGTGCCATAGGCCTGTCCATCCCCAAAGCACATGTCAGTGGCATGAGAGAGTTCATGTTGGATGTGAAGCCACTCAGTTCATCTAGTAAGGAAATGTTTACAGAGTTTTGGGAGACATTGTTCAGCTGTAAATTCAACCAGTCAAAGTCTTCAGAAGGGAATCAGAGAAAATGTACTGGACATGAAGATCTGACTGGAGTGCAAAACAGCTTCACAGATATGTCACTCATGCCTATCTTTAACAATGTCTATAAAGGAGTGTATGCTGTGGCCCACGCACTTCATAGCATTCTGAGCTGTaacaaaacatgtgacaacAAAGTGCAGCTAGATCCATTTACA ATTTTACAGCATATACAAAAGATTCAGTTCAAAACAAAGGAAGGAGATGAGGTCTACTTTAATGAGAATGGAGATCCAGCAGCAAAGTATGAAATTATAAATTGGCAGCCAACAGAAAATGGCATTGTGGACTTTGTCACAGTTGGTCTGCATGATGCATCTTTACCTGCAGACAAACAGctgaattttcaaaataagtctTTAATTTGGGCACAGAACTCAAAACAG GTGCCTTTGTCAGTTTGCAGCGAGAAGTGTCCTCCAGGAACTCGCAAGGTTCTCCAGAAAGGAAAGCCTGTCTGCTGCTATGACTGTTTAAGATGTGCAGAGGGAGAAATAAGCAACATCACAG ATTCTATCACCTGTGTGCGATGCCACCCTGAGTTCTGGTCAAATGAGAGAAGAGATGCCTGTGTGAAGAAAGAGGCCGAGTTTCTATCATATGAAGAGATCATGGGAGCGCTGCTCACTGCAGCGTCCTTATTTGGAACATGGGTCACTGCTGTTGTGGCATTCATTTTCTTCAGATACAGGAAAACTCCAATTGTCAGGGCCAACAACTTGGAGCtgagcttcctgctgctcttctccttgactctgtgttttctgtgctcTCTGACCTTCATCGGCCGGCCCTCTCAGTGGTCCTGCATGCTGCGACACACAGCGTTCGGCATCACCTTTGTCCTTTGCATCTCTTGTGTTCTGGGGAAAACTATAGCGGTGTTAATGGCCTTTAGGTCCACACTTCCAGGTAGTAATGTAATGAAATGGTTTGGGCCTGCACAGCAAAAACTCAGTGTCCTGGGTTTCACTCTCATACAAGTGATCATATGTATCCTCTGGTTAACaatttctcctccttttccattTAAGAATTTTAAGGAATTCAAGGACAAAATCATCTTAGAGTGTGCTCTGGGCTCAGCTGTAGGCTTCTGGGCTGTACTTGGGTACATAGGACTTCTGGCCATGTTATGTTTCATTCTTGCTTTTCTGGCCCGAAAACTGCCTGATAATTTCAATGAAGCCAAATTTATCACCTTCAGCATGTTAATATTCTGCGCAGTCTGGATCACTTTCATCCCAGCGTATGTCAGTTCTCCTGGGAAGTTCAGTGTTGCTGTGGAGATTTTTGCTATTCTGGCCTCTAGTTTTGGACTgctcatttgtatttttattccaaaatgttatattattttactgAAACCTGAGaagaatacaaaaaagaatATGATGGGGAAGGGGGCACCAAAATAA